From the Vanessa cardui chromosome 8, ilVanCard2.1, whole genome shotgun sequence genome, the window ACAAAGCGCTTTGACTgcttttttccttatttttacaCTTCCGCGATTGGATTGACTGCTAATTGTTGTCCCTTCTGATGCAGTCtcgtttaaatttttcttcattttctgaaaacaattaaaatttattgacttCAAAAATTTCAAGTGTTATCATTCTTAGgtaatatatgtgtaataagtaataacaaacgtacataaaatacttatacTACCTTGTACTATtttgtattaagtattataaactACAGGTAAACATTAGAGAGTCAGAAAATTGTTAGAAAATTGTCTTTTTTATGAAATGCTAAAACAATGAGGACAGAATGAGATAAatagtgttttaaaaataccctaaacaaattttattattcgttcTTCGTGATAGGGCTTTAAGCCCATTATGCACTCATCAGATAATTTTCACAGACATAACATCTATTCAccaccaccaacccgcattggaacagcgtggtggaatatgttccaaaccttctcctcaaagggagaggaggcctttagcccagcagtgggaatttactggttcttgttgtttgttgtaacaTCTATTTTCTTAAGGTTGGTGCCACATTAGCaatggttaggttaggttaattTTTTATCGTAGTGTGACCACTTAAGTTTACAAATTTCTTGTCATTTATCatgccataaaataaataaggccaattgttaataaaaaagtaatttaataagttaattttcttatttttcataaaagtaaGTACAATAGATCACCATATTTGAAAAAGTAATCATTCAAGTGACTCTCTTATTGAGTTATTGACGGATAGCTAGATTTACAGAATGTGTTCCAATTTTACAGTTCGAATGAATTACCTTTGTGTGCGGGCTTCAATGAATTCACATGTCGAGACAATGGTACAGTTGTGTATGAACAGCGCTGCACGATGGGAAGGTTTTTACTCGGGCAACAGCAccgtattattgtgttctgaaAGCAAGACTTCATATAAAACCTACTTAAACATCTAGATACTATCCGATTTAGCTTATAATAGTATCACAGCATTGATTGATGTtaacttttgtaaatattttgtgttcattacacataaaataaacatatttattttttgatgtattatttaaattaatatttacttattattatggAAAACTAATGGTTTATACTAATTTATAGAGAAAATATCAAAtcatgatatttaatatatatattaaattaatatattatatgtttttgtaaattgtttgttattaatattgttatttttttaaataaaaaatacatacataccttAAAAGCGTCCCTAAACTTGTTGGACATGATGTGGTAGAAAATAGGATTTATACATGTAGATATGTAGTAGAAAACTCCCGATAAGTAGGTTAAGAAGTAGTACACGGAGAGGAGAACCGGCGACTTGGCGAGGTGGTCCTCTGAGGTTCCATAGATAGCAACAAGCCTTTGCGCGTGGAATGGCGCCCAGCAAACAAAGAACGCTATGACGACTGCGACtgcaaaaacaaaactattaagaACTTTTTAAACAGTAATCTATGTTTAAGAGATCTATagtcagagtcggatttaaaggtctggaggccctggggccGCAAAGCAGTGGAGGCTCTAGACCAACAGAAGCGTggagattataataattatatcatggattaatggattagcttaagcttttattaatttgaatcagtaagtatttcttgactggtatcggtaacttttaaaatgttaagtagtaagattattataatttgactatatctcggtatttgttaactcactgAAAACTTTTTTGGCTCCCACAtctgtggaggccccagggcagttgccccggttgcccttccctaaatccggccctgtcTATAGTCCATAATTGTAATTGTGTGCAAACGGGTGactatatataaacacaaataagttTTGCGATATAATACAGGgtcacttcttttttttttgcttttaacgGAGCAGCTATTTTTACACGACCGGAAATCGGTTACtagcatataaaaaaatgtaattatgaatAGGATTTCAATTCTAATAAGTCATattgtgattttgttttattataatatctctaaattatgtttataccCCAGTTGAAGATGTCGAGTATAAGTGCAAAGGCTTTCATTAAATGTatcacctcgccttattgcatTCAGCTGGTGACAGGAGCGCTTGTTAATTTTTTGTCGAGATATTGGAATAGCTATTTAACGGGGAATTTCTGCTAACATTCTTGCATTCCACGCGTTCATGATTTATACAGGAACTATTTTTAGTTCCTATTCGTATTTCTATTATAACtatgaatattttcaattacgGAAatccataaaaagaaaaacttataCGATGCGTAACGACATAAGGGATTTTATGAATAAACGTTGACCATCAAgaaaagtttcatttttaaagaaaataatcgtACTAAAACGTGTCACTTATTGTGAGACGATACTTTCTGTATGTACCACTTTGTGATAATCGATAAATAgtgctaaaatatattacatatagtcTGTTCCAATGGGAATAGgacaaaagataaataaacaactttgaccttgaattgacatGTCATTTGAGTTACACTAGTGAGGGGAAAAGTATTGAGTGACTGGATAACGAATGCTAAGGAACgatgtattttcttttgttttaaacgtaattttgttattttttatatatgttttatataaattgcagATATTgtacatattcaaatatttagcaATGAGATTTTTAGTCTTAAAAAAATGAGTTCGTTAGTTTTGATTTAGATTGTCGTTATTCACAAATaaccttattaaattataaataggaaGTTATTTTCAGTGATAAGTCAAAGAAACAcactcatattttttataaataataaaaaatatagcatatactaaataatagcaTTTTTATCGGACATTAGGTAAATTTTTACActttcttacaaatattttatattccatatattatggaccaattaaataaatatacattttaaaaaaatctaaaatctacgttgaaactaaaataatgtattttttatctgtatcaaTTTATACACTCTCCATTCGTTTAGCGATAGACGAGGCCGCCATTTTAATTGTTCGTTCATCGAAAAATGGCGATTTGAATGTCGGCAAatctgttttcgttactttaggcgtaaaattaaagtggatttaCGTAGTTGAGCGAAAtaatgttgtattacaaatgaagatatattaatcaagaactgtttgtagtaaaTCATATAGTGGACTTATCAAGAAAAAGAATTGTTATACTTAAAAGTACGGTGTGTTTTGGTTGTTTCTTATTATCATTGGAATGGAGTTCAGATATATAATGcagttattttagaaaaaaataactgttttattaaatgtagtagTAAGATTAGGTAAGGAGGTCAAGGCTTTTAGGGTACAGCACTAAAGtcagttttgtttttgtatattcgtTTTAACGAGGTGGTATGTGTTCACCTGCGTAGGTAATTATGATAAGTTATTGGCTTGtattagtacaaaaaaaaacatttgtttgcTGTCAAAAAACTATagattaaattgtatttgtaatatagttACGATAATAATATTGTGCGCCTTCGTAACTGTTAATGTGAATGTTGTACTGATTTCTAACTCtccaataatacaatattttatgttataatttccATCCATTTGTTACATCGTTGTTCTCGTTcatagtaaatttttaaaatccatcATTTTGTGTACTTTCAACATATTTAGAATTCAtacttataagtataatatattacagattaaaaatgaatatt encodes:
- the LOC124531986 gene encoding pyrokinin-1 receptor-like isoform X2 yields the protein MPFMTYVAVVIAFFVCWAPFHAQRLVAIYGTSEDHLAKSPVLLSVYYFLTYLSGVFYYISTCINPIFYHIMSNKFRDAFKNTIIRCCCPSKNLPIVQRCSYTTVPLSRHVNSLKPAHKENEEKFKRDCIRRDNN